One window from the genome of Candidatus Auribacterota bacterium encodes:
- a CDS encoding AbrB/MazE/SpoVT family DNA-binding domain-containing protein, producing the protein MNGIFRGKVHGTATVGERGQIVIPAEVRELLRIRPGERLMVMVKPERKIIGLMRADDFNAFLKQAAKMIARLEKKVSKKSR; encoded by the coding sequence ATGAACGGAATATTCAGAGGCAAGGTGCACGGCACCGCAACGGTGGGTGAGCGGGGACAGATTGTCATACCCGCCGAGGTGAGGGAGCTATTGCGGATCCGGCCCGGCGAGCGGCTCATGGTGATGGTCAAGCCCGAGCGAAAGATCATCGGCCTCATGCGCGCGGACGATTTCAACGCCTTTTTGAAACAGGCGGCGAAGATGATTGCGCGGCTGGAGAAGAAGGTTTCAAAAAAAAGCAGGTGA
- a CDS encoding sodium:alanine symporter family protein encodes MNEIGESLVRLSNIAWGPPMLILLFGTHIYLTFRLRVIQRYTWRAIKISLSRTREGEGDISHFGALMTALAATIGTGNIVGVATAVAAGGPGAVLWMWLTGVFGIATKYAEAVLSVKYRVTTRDGCMAGGPMYVLDRGMHCRWLGLIFAALTAIAAFGIGNMVQANSISTMVYETFHISTWITGIIMTVLTGFVMLKGIKSIARVCEVLVPFMAIFYIGGCLILLTMKFDSIPATIHLIFTSAFTGHAAMGGFVGAGVRDAIRYGIARGLFSNESGMGSAPIVAAAAQTRNPVRQALVSSTGTFWDTVVVCALTGLVIVNSGEWVKGLQGAGLTRAAFTGIPLIGPAVLTVGLFTFVASTIFGWCYYGEKAVEYLLGTYAVEGYRRLWVAAVMVGSVVSLPSVWSFADIANALMAIPNLISLLVLSGVVVAETRAHLWGEINFRIPPRRHGGHGDGA; translated from the coding sequence ATGAATGAAATCGGGGAATCACTGGTACGGCTGAGCAACATCGCATGGGGCCCTCCCATGCTGATTCTGCTCTTTGGCACCCACATCTACCTTACCTTCAGGCTCCGCGTGATCCAGAGATATACCTGGAGGGCGATAAAAATCTCCCTCTCTCGCACACGCGAGGGGGAGGGCGATATCAGCCACTTTGGCGCGCTGATGACGGCGCTCGCCGCCACCATCGGCACCGGTAACATCGTGGGCGTTGCCACTGCGGTCGCCGCCGGCGGGCCTGGCGCGGTGCTCTGGATGTGGCTCACGGGTGTCTTCGGGATCGCAACCAAATACGCGGAGGCGGTGCTATCGGTAAAATATCGCGTGACCACGAGAGACGGCTGCATGGCCGGCGGGCCCATGTACGTACTCGATCGGGGGATGCACTGCCGCTGGCTCGGCCTCATCTTCGCCGCGCTCACCGCGATCGCCGCATTCGGCATCGGCAACATGGTGCAGGCCAACTCCATCTCCACCATGGTCTATGAGACCTTTCACATTTCGACATGGATTACCGGCATCATCATGACCGTGCTCACCGGTTTCGTCATGCTCAAGGGGATCAAATCAATCGCCCGCGTGTGCGAGGTCCTGGTGCCGTTTATGGCGATCTTCTATATCGGCGGCTGTCTCATACTCCTCACCATGAAGTTCGACTCCATCCCGGCAACCATTCACCTGATTTTCACGAGCGCCTTCACCGGTCACGCTGCGATGGGCGGTTTCGTGGGCGCAGGAGTCAGGGATGCGATCCGCTACGGCATCGCGCGGGGACTTTTCTCGAACGAGTCCGGCATGGGGAGCGCACCGATCGTGGCCGCCGCGGCTCAGACCAGGAACCCCGTCAGGCAGGCGCTCGTCTCCTCCACCGGGACGTTCTGGGATACCGTGGTGGTGTGCGCCCTCACCGGCCTCGTCATCGTGAACTCGGGGGAGTGGGTAAAAGGCCTGCAGGGCGCCGGCCTCACGAGAGCCGCCTTCACCGGCATTCCTCTCATCGGCCCTGCCGTCCTGACGGTGGGCTTATTCACGTTCGTCGCGTCGACGATTTTCGGCTGGTGCTACTATGGTGAGAAGGCGGTTGAGTACCTGCTGGGGACGTACGCGGTCGAGGGGTACCGGCGCCTCTGGGTCGCCGCGGTGATGGTCGGGTCGGTGGTGTCGCTCCCCTCGGTCTGGTCTTTTGCGGATATCGCGAACGCGCTCATGGCCATCCCGAATCTGATTTCCCTTCTGGTGCTGAGCGGGGTGGTCGTCGCAGAAACGCGCGCGCATCTCTGGGGGGAAATTAACTTTCGTATTCCACCACGGAGACACGGAGGGCACGGAGATGGTGCATAG
- a CDS encoding TolC family protein, with amino-acid sequence MRRGTIILWTLVLILRGTAARGESSAEVMAWKACVQEAKRYNPDLVSAMEVIAQSKANRSIKASPLFPQVNASMDDGREGGSGLDTTNAHSMQLSGKQLFFDGFKTVFSVERAGNEITAARYSYVVTSSQVRLSLRNAFADLLSAQELLNITRDIEQRRRQNADLVRLRYEAGREHRGSLLLAQADLAQAEYDVEQAERAILLGQRRLSKVMGRTHLIPVIAEGTFDVVDRVSARPDFENVADTNPFLQKLIALTDAARYGLKSAKADFFPQVFGNIQAGKVAVDTWPPNKNEWSLGLNVSYPLFTGRNRISEVYRTRAVLNQAVADEKSGRDGVILTLEKTWTDLQDALEQVGVQQKYLVAGEERAKISRAEYQIGLVLFDDWTIIEDALVRAKKAFLVVEAASLVAEANWVQAQGGTLESEPVSPRP; translated from the coding sequence ATGAGGCGCGGCACAATTATTCTATGGACTCTCGTTCTCATCCTCCGCGGCACGGCGGCAAGGGGCGAGTCTTCTGCGGAAGTCATGGCCTGGAAGGCGTGCGTGCAGGAGGCCAAGAGGTACAATCCCGACCTGGTCTCCGCAATGGAGGTTATAGCCCAGTCAAAAGCCAACAGGTCTATCAAGGCCAGCCCGCTCTTCCCTCAGGTAAACGCATCGATGGACGACGGGAGGGAGGGGGGGAGCGGTCTGGATACCACGAATGCACACAGCATGCAGTTGTCGGGTAAACAGCTCTTCTTCGACGGATTCAAAACCGTCTTCAGTGTAGAGCGTGCAGGCAACGAGATTACCGCTGCGCGGTACAGTTATGTCGTCACATCCTCACAGGTCAGGCTCAGCCTTCGAAATGCCTTCGCCGACCTCCTTAGCGCCCAGGAGCTCCTGAACATAACGAGGGATATCGAGCAGCGCCGCCGGCAGAACGCCGACCTTGTGCGGTTGCGTTATGAGGCGGGGAGGGAGCACAGGGGGTCGCTCCTCCTCGCACAGGCGGACCTCGCCCAGGCGGAGTATGACGTCGAGCAGGCCGAGCGCGCCATCCTGCTTGGCCAGAGGCGGTTGAGCAAGGTGATGGGGCGCACTCACCTGATCCCGGTCATTGCGGAAGGGACTTTCGACGTGGTGGACCGGGTCTCGGCGAGACCGGATTTTGAGAATGTGGCCGACACCAATCCCTTTCTGCAGAAACTCATCGCCCTGACGGATGCGGCGCGCTACGGCCTGAAATCTGCCAAGGCTGATTTCTTTCCGCAGGTGTTCGGGAATATTCAGGCGGGAAAGGTCGCGGTGGACACCTGGCCGCCGAATAAGAATGAATGGTCCCTGGGGCTGAATGTCAGCTACCCGCTCTTCACGGGGCGAAACCGCATATCGGAGGTATACCGGACGCGGGCAGTGCTCAACCAGGCGGTGGCGGACGAGAAGAGCGGGCGGGATGGCGTCATACTGACGCTGGAGAAAACCTGGACGGATCTCCAGGATGCCCTCGAGCAGGTGGGGGTGCAGCAGAAATACCTGGTCGCCGGCGAGGAGCGCGCGAAGATCAGCCGGGCCGAGTATCAGATTGGGTTGGTCCTCTTCGACGACTGGACAATCATCGAGGATGCGCTCGTGAGGGCCAAGAAAGCATTTTTGGTCGTAGAGGCCGCTTCCCTGGTTGCGGAGGCAAACTGGGTTCAGGCGCAGGGGGGCACTCTGGAGAGCGAGCCCGTGTCACCACGGCCCTGA
- a CDS encoding RNA polymerase sigma factor has product MEDLELLQDLKDGNPEAFKRLVELHQELVINICYRFVFIREDAEDIAQEVFIKVYRSISDFRGESKLSTWIYRIAVAKSLDFIRRINRRKRFGFIQTLIGIDNQIEKLPAPRSSLPDAEMERRERYRVLQHALGILPENQRMAITLSKYHDFSNKEIAEILGTTVSAVDALLHRAKNNLRKRLYRYYEKLM; this is encoded by the coding sequence ATGGAAGATTTGGAACTGCTGCAAGATTTAAAAGACGGGAACCCGGAAGCATTTAAACGACTTGTGGAACTCCATCAGGAGCTGGTTATCAATATATGCTACAGGTTCGTCTTTATCCGAGAAGATGCCGAGGATATAGCCCAGGAAGTCTTTATTAAGGTCTACCGGTCCATTTCCGATTTTCGGGGAGAGTCAAAATTGTCCACCTGGATTTATCGGATCGCAGTGGCCAAGTCCCTGGATTTTATCCGGAGGATAAACAGGAGAAAAAGGTTCGGATTCATTCAAACATTGATAGGCATAGACAATCAGATCGAGAAACTTCCCGCCCCCCGCAGCAGCCTCCCGGATGCCGAGATGGAAAGGCGGGAACGATATCGCGTTCTGCAGCATGCATTAGGCATATTGCCGGAAAACCAGAGAATGGCCATCACGCTGAGCAAGTATCATGACTTTTCCAATAAAGAAATTGCGGAAATTCTTGGGACAACGGTGTCAGCCGTCGATGCCTTGCTTCACCGGGCCAAGAACAATCTGCGCAAGAGGCTTTATCGCTATTATGAAAAACTGATGTAA
- a CDS encoding periplasmic heavy metal sensor, producing the protein MDILTKKRATAWAIAILVVLNLCALGTVWYQQRMRPRMGPFPHGGRRGPDITRFIEKELKLTKQQSEQVEAQQKQFFARADALQREINDLLKAVMEQLLVPSPDYAKVNELAGEIGTKEAQKAHLLFMHFQDIKSVCRPEHEREFAALIHDLLRMFAPPVAPEDHGPPEDHGPPEHHEPPGPGPRGEPPPW; encoded by the coding sequence ATGGACATTCTTACGAAAAAGCGGGCAACTGCCTGGGCGATCGCCATTCTTGTTGTTCTGAACCTGTGCGCCCTCGGAACGGTGTGGTATCAACAGCGGATGCGGCCTCGCATGGGACCATTTCCCCATGGCGGAAGGAGAGGGCCCGACATCACACGTTTTATCGAAAAGGAGCTGAAACTCACAAAGCAACAGTCGGAGCAGGTTGAAGCTCAGCAAAAACAGTTTTTTGCCCGTGCGGATGCCCTCCAACGCGAAATCAATGATCTCCTGAAAGCGGTCATGGAGCAACTCCTTGTTCCTTCGCCCGATTACGCGAAGGTGAATGAACTGGCGGGCGAAATCGGCACGAAGGAAGCTCAGAAGGCACACCTCCTGTTTATGCACTTCCAGGATATTAAATCCGTGTGCCGGCCCGAGCATGAGAGAGAGTTCGCCGCGCTCATTCACGATCTTCTCAGGATGTTCGCTCCCCCGGTCGCTCCCGAAGATCATGGCCCGCCCGAAGATCACGGCCCCCCCGAACATCACGAGCCACCCGGGCCTGGCCCGCGGGGCGAGCCGCCACCATGGTGA